One window from the genome of Corynebacterium sp. SCR221107 encodes:
- a CDS encoding lamin tail domain-containing protein, whose product MRHRLALFSAVATAFSLIGTATAVSATATPAPSVVINEVESNGDTVGDWVELHNTDTSQSVDISGWSLIDGDASHTPITFPAGTVIESGGYFAFYTDTDSSPDGNTFGLGGKDSVTLSDAAGAQVDSVSWTEHATTTLGRTDAGAIEVTSAPTRGLRNDFTPATPNTPEDAPFSPAGLSIKPVELGESFAAEDFSGADVDAAGRAWVVNNDKGELYALDFDEATGAYSVAGHWQLRYADGTGEPDAEGVTVTDEGIYVATERDNATKTVSRPSILRFDVPSADQPAELTATNEWNLAEFTGTIGANGGPEAIEFDPATGTFGVGIESTAEVMFLKLDRAGNKATLTQRIATGFEAVASLNYEDGALRISCDDACEGRSAIVGSDGTLSYQARPTGIDNLATEGFASFATSCGTRYLWADDGATLGSGILAAQTYTSPCKQDTQSDDQGAGSSTSVLGIVAVLGVIGALIAALFNAFLQLPHLG is encoded by the coding sequence GTGCGTCATCGTCTCGCTTTATTCAGTGCCGTAGCTACGGCGTTTTCCCTAATCGGCACCGCCACTGCGGTAAGCGCCACCGCCACCCCAGCCCCCAGCGTTGTCATCAACGAGGTGGAGTCCAACGGCGATACCGTGGGCGACTGGGTTGAGCTGCACAACACCGACACCTCCCAGTCGGTCGACATCTCCGGCTGGTCCCTCATCGACGGAGATGCCTCCCACACCCCCATCACCTTCCCCGCTGGCACCGTCATTGAATCGGGTGGGTATTTCGCCTTTTATACCGACACCGATTCTTCACCCGATGGCAACACCTTCGGCCTCGGCGGCAAGGACTCCGTCACGCTTTCCGACGCCGCCGGCGCGCAGGTCGACAGCGTGTCGTGGACCGAACATGCCACCACCACGCTCGGACGCACCGACGCGGGTGCCATCGAGGTGACCTCCGCTCCCACCCGCGGCCTGCGCAACGATTTCACCCCGGCTACCCCGAACACCCCGGAGGATGCCCCCTTTAGCCCGGCTGGCCTTTCCATCAAACCAGTCGAACTCGGCGAATCCTTCGCCGCCGAGGACTTCTCCGGCGCCGATGTCGATGCCGCAGGCCGCGCTTGGGTCGTCAACAACGATAAGGGCGAGCTCTACGCCCTCGATTTCGACGAGGCCACCGGCGCCTACTCGGTCGCAGGCCACTGGCAGCTGCGCTATGCCGACGGCACCGGCGAGCCCGACGCCGAGGGCGTCACCGTCACCGACGAGGGCATCTATGTCGCCACCGAGCGCGACAATGCCACCAAGACCGTCTCGCGCCCATCCATCCTGCGCTTCGATGTCCCCTCCGCTGACCAACCTGCCGAACTCACGGCGACCAACGAGTGGAACCTTGCGGAGTTCACCGGCACGATCGGCGCCAACGGCGGCCCCGAGGCCATCGAGTTCGACCCCGCCACCGGCACCTTCGGGGTGGGCATCGAATCCACCGCGGAGGTCATGTTCCTGAAGCTGGATCGCGCAGGCAATAAGGCCACGCTCACCCAGCGCATCGCCACCGGCTTCGAAGCCGTGGCCTCCCTCAACTATGAGGATGGCGCGTTGCGCATCTCCTGCGACGACGCCTGCGAGGGCCGGTCCGCCATTGTGGGCTCCGACGGCACGCTTTCCTATCAGGCCCGCCCGACCGGCATCGACAACCTGGCCACCGAGGGCTTTGCCAGCTTCGCCACCAGCTGCGGCACCCGGTACCTGTGGGCTGATGACGGCGCCACGCTCGGCTCCGGCATTCTCGCCGCACAGACCTACACCTCGCCATGCAAGCAGGACACCCAATCGGATGACCAGGGCGCGGGCAGCTCCACGAGTGTGCTGGGTATTGTCGCCGTGCTGGGAGTAATCGGCGCCTTGATCGCCGCACTTTTCAACGCCTTCCTGCAGCTGCCGCACCTCGGCTAA
- the trhO gene encoding oxygen-dependent tRNA uridine(34) hydroxylase TrhO: MTVGKILLYYKFTPIADPKAVMLWQRELCELLGLKGRILISEHGINGTVGGDMDACKAYIKRFREYPGFKGTEFKWSEGGAEDFPRLSVKVRDEIVAFGAPGELKVDENGVIGGGVHLKPEEVNKLVEERGDEVVFFDGRNAMEAQIGKFKNAVVPDVRTTHDFIRELESGKYDWMKDKPVVSYCTGGIRCEILSSLMKNRGFKEVYQIDGGIVRYGEKYGNDGLWEGSLYVFDKRMHMEFGAGIEDPGFIQLGHCKCGKPTNKFEHCINEDNCRDLVLMCPDCYEHLETRHCGRPECAEVAARMTAEAAHA, from the coding sequence GTGACTGTTGGCAAGATTCTCCTCTATTACAAGTTCACCCCGATCGCCGACCCCAAGGCGGTGATGCTGTGGCAGCGCGAGCTCTGCGAGCTGCTGGGGCTCAAGGGCCGCATCCTCATCTCCGAACACGGCATCAACGGCACCGTCGGCGGCGACATGGATGCCTGCAAGGCCTACATCAAGCGCTTCCGCGAATACCCCGGCTTCAAGGGCACCGAATTCAAGTGGTCCGAGGGCGGGGCGGAGGATTTCCCGCGCCTATCCGTCAAGGTTCGCGACGAGATCGTGGCCTTCGGCGCGCCGGGTGAGCTGAAGGTGGACGAAAATGGCGTCATCGGCGGCGGCGTGCACCTCAAACCGGAGGAGGTCAACAAACTGGTCGAAGAGCGCGGCGACGAGGTCGTCTTCTTCGACGGACGCAACGCGATGGAGGCGCAGATCGGCAAGTTCAAAAACGCCGTGGTCCCCGACGTGCGCACGACCCACGACTTCATTCGTGAACTCGAGTCCGGCAAGTACGACTGGATGAAGGACAAGCCCGTCGTCTCCTACTGCACCGGCGGCATTCGCTGCGAGATCCTGTCCTCGCTGATGAAAAACCGCGGCTTCAAGGAGGTCTACCAGATCGACGGCGGCATCGTCCGCTATGGCGAGAAATATGGCAATGACGGGCTGTGGGAGGGCTCGCTCTACGTCTTCGACAAACGCATGCACATGGAATTCGGCGCAGGCATCGAAGACCCCGGATTCATCCAGCTGGGGCACTGCAAGTGCGGCAAGCCCACGAATAAGTTCGAGCACTGCATCAACGAAGATAACTGCCGCGACCTCGTGCTCATGTGCCCCGACTGCTACGAGCACCTCGAGACCCGCCATTGCGGCAGGCCCGAGTGCGCTGAGGTGGCAGCCCGCATGACGGCCGAAGCGGCGCACGCCTGA
- a CDS encoding Fpg/Nei family DNA glycosylase encodes MPEGHVIHRLAREINSHFAGTAPVVTSPQGRFSAEASLIDGHRLAAAEAFGKHLFIEFDAPTPQRIVSIHLGLIGSLHFDPPSETKGQIRLHIEGGEVAANLRGPQWCRLITDQEQAVAVGKLGADPLRPDADFDAVKAKVARSSRSIGSLLMDQHLFAGVGNIYRAETLFRLGIDPMTPGRQLGPRLDAIWEDLVGLMRYGAKRGRIDTVRPQHTPEAMGRPPRKDDHGGEVYVYRRAGQSCFVCGTSIEHVVLEGRNLFWCPGCQN; translated from the coding sequence ATGCCCGAAGGTCACGTTATTCACCGTCTTGCGCGAGAGATCAATTCCCATTTCGCCGGTACCGCGCCGGTGGTCACGTCCCCGCAGGGCCGTTTTTCGGCCGAGGCCTCGCTTATCGACGGCCATAGGTTGGCAGCCGCCGAGGCCTTCGGCAAGCACCTGTTCATCGAGTTCGATGCCCCGACCCCGCAGCGCATCGTTTCCATCCACCTGGGGTTGATCGGATCCCTGCACTTCGACCCGCCGTCCGAGACCAAGGGGCAAATCCGGCTGCACATCGAAGGCGGTGAGGTGGCGGCCAATCTGCGCGGCCCGCAGTGGTGCCGGCTCATCACCGATCAGGAGCAGGCCGTGGCCGTCGGCAAGCTGGGCGCGGACCCGCTGCGGCCGGACGCGGACTTTGACGCGGTGAAGGCTAAGGTCGCGCGCTCGTCGCGTTCAATCGGCTCGCTGCTCATGGACCAGCATCTTTTTGCAGGTGTGGGCAATATCTATCGCGCGGAGACCCTGTTTCGGCTGGGTATTGATCCGATGACCCCCGGCCGGCAACTAGGCCCCCGCCTCGATGCGATCTGGGAGGATCTGGTGGGGCTCATGCGCTACGGCGCCAAACGCGGTCGAATCGATACGGTGCGCCCGCAGCATACCCCGGAGGCGATGGGGCGCCCGCCGCGCAAGGACGATCATGGCGGGGAGGTCTACGTCTACCGCAGGGCCGGGCAATCCTGTTTCGTGTGTGGCACCTCGATCGAGCACGTGGTGTTGGAAGGCCGCAACCTGTTTTGGTGCCCCGGCTGCCAGAATTAG
- a CDS encoding VanZ family protein yields the protein MTFTRMASHKAITVTLAVVALLVVALTLFKGELSLGGLWSTSAHAGHRSLNLQPFYSWQHYSVWWGPWTNTIGNIVMFVPLSFLITGWLNQRSSTRHPAVWAVVIGIGLSLCIEVAQFALAVGYSDVDDLMFNSVGAVVGAVLFIRLGARKRGIVTAFSLLGSVLVLALMLASSTYLLD from the coding sequence ATGACGTTTACACGAATGGCCTCACACAAGGCGATCACGGTAACGCTGGCAGTGGTGGCGTTACTCGTGGTGGCGCTGACCCTGTTCAAAGGCGAGCTCAGTCTCGGCGGCCTGTGGTCTACCTCCGCGCACGCCGGGCATCGCTCCCTCAACCTCCAACCGTTTTACAGTTGGCAACATTATTCGGTGTGGTGGGGTCCGTGGACGAACACGATTGGCAACATCGTGATGTTTGTCCCTCTGTCGTTTCTGATTACCGGCTGGCTCAACCAGCGCAGCAGCACCCGGCATCCCGCCGTCTGGGCCGTCGTCATCGGTATCGGCCTGAGCCTTTGCATCGAGGTCGCACAGTTTGCCTTGGCCGTGGGCTATTCGGATGTTGATGACCTCATGTTCAACTCCGTCGGCGCCGTCGTGGGTGCGGTGCTGTTTATCCGGTTGGGCGCTCGCAAGCGGGGCATAGTGACAGCCTTCTCGCTGTTGGGTTCTGTGCTGGTGCTGGCCCTGATGCTGGCAAGCTCGACCTATCTGCTTGACTAA
- a CDS encoding ATP-binding cassette domain-containing protein, whose product MSTFGWLFKATRGFTGALVASGLQRILGLVAYLAMVCAAVVAISERDWRLVWLVIGFGLLKALLRYGEQFCGHWVAFKVLEQLRAQAFAALATTVGDQGADTDRRTTGDIVERLTKDIDRLEVFYAHTLVPILSAGLAPFIAAAATCAATGNGAAAAITIASGLVVWVAAATGLAPMFRANEAVALSRGTLTHQVTDVVFGHAEVVGYHMQEGQLARIADTDNRLLQAAGTLARWSGVRAGLSAGASLGGASLMVSIGMPWPEALMAALITLTACMHVAAIEQLAPSLSAALASARRVRHLAQPPMNTPPHPWPGGVCELMAPGLNGGQPLTLAPGDYAVITGPSGVGKTRLLRSAMTLDAAGTVTIGGIDVRSIGFDQLRCHVMFVPQKAVTFPGTVRFNLTLGAKHADAEIARVLDIVELGEHVAERGLDSPMGQWSGGQLARVEIARALLAKPEILLLDEPTAHLDRALAARVRLGIRTYLPQAIIVEIAHDPDSIPFAHQHVVFADS is encoded by the coding sequence ATGAGCACCTTTGGCTGGCTTTTCAAAGCCACGCGAGGATTTACAGGCGCGCTGGTTGCCAGCGGATTACAAAGAATCCTCGGTCTCGTTGCCTACCTCGCGATGGTGTGTGCTGCGGTTGTCGCCATCAGCGAACGCGACTGGCGGCTGGTGTGGCTGGTGATAGGTTTCGGACTGCTTAAGGCCTTGCTGCGATATGGCGAACAATTCTGCGGGCATTGGGTTGCGTTCAAGGTCTTAGAACAGTTGCGCGCGCAGGCGTTTGCGGCACTGGCCACAACCGTCGGTGATCAAGGTGCCGACACCGACCGCCGAACAACAGGCGATATCGTCGAGCGCCTGACCAAAGACATCGACCGCTTGGAGGTCTTCTACGCCCATACGCTCGTGCCGATTCTCAGCGCCGGGCTCGCCCCCTTCATTGCCGCGGCGGCAACCTGTGCGGCGACCGGCAACGGCGCAGCCGCCGCAATCACGATCGCCTCCGGCCTCGTGGTGTGGGTGGCCGCGGCCACCGGGCTGGCACCCATGTTTCGCGCCAACGAGGCGGTGGCTTTATCCCGGGGCACGCTTACCCACCAAGTCACCGACGTCGTCTTCGGGCACGCCGAGGTGGTGGGTTACCACATGCAAGAAGGCCAGCTCGCGCGCATCGCCGATACCGACAACCGCCTCCTCCAGGCGGCTGGCACCCTTGCCCGCTGGTCAGGGGTGCGCGCCGGGTTGAGCGCCGGCGCAAGCCTCGGTGGGGCATCCCTGATGGTGAGCATCGGCATGCCGTGGCCCGAGGCGCTTATGGCCGCGCTCATCACTCTCACCGCCTGCATGCACGTCGCCGCCATCGAACAATTAGCCCCAAGCCTGTCCGCGGCGTTGGCATCGGCGCGGCGGGTACGACACCTGGCGCAACCTCCCATGAATACGCCGCCACACCCATGGCCGGGTGGGGTGTGTGAGCTTATGGCCCCAGGGCTCAACGGCGGGCAACCACTCACGCTGGCACCCGGCGACTACGCGGTGATCACCGGCCCATCGGGAGTCGGCAAGACGAGGCTTCTGCGCTCGGCCATGACCTTGGATGCCGCAGGGACAGTAACGATAGGCGGCATCGACGTGCGCTCAATTGGCTTCGATCAGCTTCGCTGCCACGTCATGTTCGTGCCCCAGAAGGCGGTGACCTTCCCCGGCACCGTCCGCTTCAACCTGACGCTCGGCGCCAAGCATGCCGACGCGGAGATCGCGCGGGTGCTCGACATCGTGGAACTCGGCGAACATGTCGCAGAACGCGGGCTTGACTCCCCGATGGGGCAGTGGTCCGGCGGGCAGCTCGCCCGTGTGGAAATAGCCCGAGCCTTGCTGGCCAAGCCCGAGATCCTGCTTTTAGATGAGCCCACCGCCCATCTCGATCGAGCGCTTGCGGCTCGGGTGCGCTTAGGGATCCGCACGTACCTGCCGCAGGCAATCATCGTCGAGATTGCCCACGATCCTGATTCGATCCCCTTTGCACATCAACACGTCGTCTTTGCTGACAGCTAA
- a CDS encoding ATP-binding cassette domain-containing protein: MTAPASPAGTRFTLGFDTVLSDRASIARGDKVLARDMSFQARPGHPVVVRGKSGVGKSTVLAVLGGALDPVAGTVLRPRQGSALISQRTWLFTGTLRENLLLAAPDASDKQITAALDAVHMEDVVAQRGLDAPIGEDAAFVSAGQAQRISLARGLLSGRGVILCDEPTANLDPETHAEIMALLGQLAATHAVVMVTHHPTASLPNAQVITMAAENDGHRGGGLR; this comes from the coding sequence TTGACCGCGCCAGCATCGCCCGCGGGGACAAGGTTTACTCTCGGATTCGATACCGTCCTCAGTGACCGCGCCAGCATCGCCCGCGGGGACAAGGTGCTTGCGCGGGATATGAGCTTCCAGGCCCGCCCCGGGCACCCGGTGGTGGTGCGCGGGAAGTCGGGCGTGGGCAAGTCCACCGTGCTCGCCGTCCTCGGTGGCGCGCTGGATCCGGTAGCCGGAACGGTGCTTCGCCCACGCCAAGGCAGCGCGCTCATTTCCCAGCGCACCTGGCTATTTACCGGGACGCTGCGCGAGAACCTGCTGCTGGCCGCCCCAGACGCAAGCGATAAGCAGATCACGGCAGCGCTTGACGCAGTGCACATGGAGGATGTCGTCGCACAGCGAGGACTCGATGCCCCGATCGGTGAGGATGCCGCCTTCGTCAGCGCCGGTCAGGCCCAAAGAATCAGCCTCGCCCGCGGCTTGTTGTCCGGGCGAGGGGTGATACTGTGCGACGAACCCACCGCCAACCTCGACCCGGAAACCCACGCGGAGATCATGGCGCTGCTTGGCCAGCTTGCGGCCACCCACGCCGTGGTCATGGTCACCCATCACCCCACCGCCAGCCTGCCGAATGCACAGGTCATCACCATGGCAGCTGAAAACGACGGGCACCGGGGAGGCGGCCTGCGATGA
- a CDS encoding ABC transporter transmembrane domain-containing protein has protein sequence MTHPTGHRTGQHPPTPSTTAPPHSSPHSHPRGPETGHPEAHPHAHPQGTQHGHPHAAQQGSALLATLKTSWKTRAARVIAGATIVRYAAWAGWSIGIGMLIDGHRAAVLIAAGVLGYALAQALSAYHQQRQPRAAEKGVRAGLLRALWSQPEYRAPEAGAGADVALMTHDVEKYTNNTYGFQGLILGAVAGPVLVLILLGIAVDWASALATAAALVLAPVVIGWFQKKFRADAGRSRRMRATLAAQFTAMVRGLETIERHGATERIHAQLENAGERNRLATMKLLSRNQLVLFVSEAAFALCTIAVTVIMATWRLTTGAITNGQAAALLLASIALTSPLQLVGSFFYIGMTGRAAGAAMGRFRARVAPSRGAGTGAAVGVEPGGTTDHRTEGTTRHESTQKAEGHAPAPVTDPTAAHARVTWTTEPIVGLDRASIARGDKVYSRIRYRPQ, from the coding sequence ATGACTCACCCGACCGGCCACCGCACAGGGCAGCACCCGCCCACGCCTTCTACCACGGCGCCCCCGCATAGCAGCCCGCATAGCCACCCGCGCGGGCCAGAGACCGGGCATCCGGAGGCGCACCCGCATGCTCACCCGCAGGGCACCCAGCATGGTCATCCCCATGCCGCACAGCAGGGTTCGGCTTTGCTGGCAACGCTGAAGACCTCGTGGAAGACACGGGCAGCGCGAGTGATAGCGGGCGCGACTATCGTGCGTTATGCCGCGTGGGCAGGGTGGTCGATCGGGATTGGCATGCTTATCGACGGCCACCGGGCCGCAGTGCTCATCGCCGCAGGCGTGCTCGGCTACGCCCTCGCCCAGGCCCTTTCCGCCTACCATCAGCAGCGTCAACCCCGCGCGGCCGAAAAAGGGGTGCGCGCCGGGCTGCTGCGCGCGCTGTGGTCGCAGCCCGAATACCGCGCGCCTGAGGCGGGAGCGGGTGCCGATGTCGCCTTGATGACCCACGACGTGGAGAAGTACACGAACAACACTTATGGATTTCAGGGACTCATCCTCGGCGCGGTCGCAGGCCCGGTGCTGGTGCTGATTTTGCTGGGAATCGCCGTGGACTGGGCAAGCGCACTGGCAACCGCCGCCGCGCTGGTATTGGCACCTGTTGTTATCGGGTGGTTTCAGAAGAAGTTCCGCGCCGACGCCGGGCGCTCCCGGCGCATGCGCGCCACGCTGGCCGCCCAGTTCACCGCGATGGTGCGCGGTTTAGAGACCATCGAGCGCCACGGGGCAACCGAACGCATCCACGCCCAGCTGGAAAACGCCGGCGAACGCAATCGCCTGGCCACCATGAAGCTGCTGTCCCGCAACCAGCTCGTGCTGTTTGTCTCCGAGGCAGCGTTTGCACTGTGCACCATCGCCGTCACCGTCATCATGGCAACCTGGCGGCTGACAACAGGCGCGATCACCAACGGGCAGGCCGCAGCATTGCTACTGGCCAGCATCGCTTTGACGAGCCCCCTGCAGTTGGTGGGCAGCTTCTTCTACATCGGTATGACCGGCCGCGCCGCGGGCGCCGCGATGGGGCGTTTCCGGGCTCGGGTTGCTCCCAGTCGCGGTGCGGGCACGGGAGCCGCCGTGGGTGTTGAGCCCGGCGGCACAACTGACCACAGGACGGAAGGCACGACAAGGCATGAAAGCACGCAAAAGGCTGAAGGCCATGCCCCCGCACCGGTGACGGATCCCACAGCTGCGCACGCGCGCGTTACCTGGACGACCGAACCCATCGTGGGCCTTGACCGCGCCAGCATCGCCCGCGGGGACAAGGTTTACTCTCGGATTCGATACCGTCCTCAGTGA
- a CDS encoding ABC transporter substrate-binding protein, with product MNAIRSRRGLLPLVLTVTVFLGACGSSEPGEQGANGGPESSAAAPAGMTSAASKSGAADAAEAPQRIVAVTSDVAGIVLSLTGGDRVVAVPASLKSAPGPVAQAASAVEATLPPGTDPEVEQVLALQPDLVIATTRHGGEKSLADQLATTGVRSLVIDPDDFTTPEGVATATRAIGAAVGMQAVAEEKAAQFEKDIARQQARAEGVGKHPRALALMSRGPQVMAMDDSLMLPGLIGRAGADYAAARIGVTNTRPIDAEQLLAANPDVLFLEDFQGQGRAPFEELLKNPAVAEVPAIKNNQVHVIAQSDASGISALNTAIGFGQIIDVIEQS from the coding sequence ATGAATGCCATCCGATCCCGCCGCGGGCTGTTGCCCCTTGTCCTCACTGTCACCGTGTTCTTAGGCGCCTGCGGAAGCAGCGAGCCTGGCGAGCAGGGTGCCAACGGCGGCCCCGAGTCCAGTGCTGCGGCACCTGCGGGGATGACCAGCGCCGCGAGTAAATCCGGTGCTGCCGACGCCGCCGAGGCCCCGCAGCGCATCGTCGCCGTGACCAGCGATGTAGCCGGTATCGTCCTAAGCCTCACCGGCGGGGATCGCGTGGTGGCGGTGCCTGCCAGCTTGAAGTCCGCGCCGGGCCCGGTGGCCCAGGCCGCGAGCGCGGTGGAGGCGACGTTGCCTCCGGGCACCGACCCCGAGGTCGAGCAGGTCTTGGCGCTGCAACCAGACCTGGTCATCGCCACCACCCGGCACGGCGGCGAGAAGTCCCTGGCGGACCAGCTTGCCACAACCGGGGTACGGTCACTGGTCATCGACCCCGACGACTTCACCACCCCGGAGGGCGTTGCCACGGCCACCCGCGCGATTGGCGCGGCCGTCGGCATGCAGGCGGTGGCTGAGGAAAAGGCGGCCCAGTTCGAAAAAGACATCGCGCGACAACAAGCGCGCGCTGAGGGCGTCGGCAAGCACCCACGCGCGCTTGCGCTCATGTCCCGCGGGCCACAGGTCATGGCCATGGATGACTCGCTCATGCTGCCTGGGCTCATCGGGCGTGCGGGTGCGGACTACGCCGCCGCCCGCATCGGGGTCACCAACACCCGCCCGATCGACGCTGAACAGCTGCTCGCCGCCAATCCGGACGTGCTATTCCTCGAGGATTTCCAAGGCCAGGGGCGTGCGCCTTTCGAGGAGCTGCTGAAGAACCCCGCCGTGGCAGAGGTCCCGGCGATCAAGAACAATCAGGTTCACGTGATTGCCCAAAGCGATGCCTCGGGGATCTCAGCGCTGAATACCGCAATCGGATTCGGCCAGATCATCGACGTGATCGAACAGAGCTAA
- a CDS encoding ABC transporter ATP-binding protein: MKNDNPTVAVRIDDLAAGYRNRRQRRKILQHVSHEFRYGAVHAIVGANGAGKSTLIKAIAGLVPSTGGLLIDGRDARTLSPRERACEIAYVPQHLPQAVECSGRDFVRLGRYSRSRRFAGLSAADEQAVAEALQQSGAIAWADTPVCATSGGQQQLSSLARALAQEPKILLLDEPTSALDIAHETQVMRLLGPWVRADPRRCVIIVVHDLTLAARYCDEMLLVHDGGIAHRGSPGEVLHPDHIRQAFGVEVTVGRHPSLGFVEVHPL, from the coding sequence ATGAAGAACGATAACCCCACCGTTGCGGTTAGGATCGACGATCTTGCCGCAGGCTACCGCAACCGGCGCCAGCGCAGGAAGATCCTGCAACACGTCAGCCACGAATTCCGTTATGGTGCGGTACATGCGATTGTTGGGGCCAACGGGGCGGGAAAATCCACCCTCATCAAGGCCATCGCGGGGCTGGTTCCTAGCACCGGTGGGCTGCTTATCGACGGACGCGATGCTAGGACGTTGTCACCGCGCGAGCGCGCCTGTGAGATCGCTTATGTGCCCCAGCACCTGCCACAGGCGGTGGAATGCAGCGGGCGGGACTTTGTGCGTCTGGGGCGCTACTCACGTTCGCGCCGCTTCGCCGGGCTCAGCGCCGCAGACGAGCAGGCGGTGGCGGAGGCACTGCAACAAAGCGGCGCCATCGCATGGGCCGACACCCCGGTGTGCGCGACCTCCGGCGGGCAGCAGCAGCTGAGCAGCCTGGCCCGGGCGTTGGCCCAGGAGCCTAAGATCCTCCTTCTCGATGAACCTACCAGCGCCCTCGACATCGCCCACGAAACCCAGGTCATGCGACTGCTTGGCCCGTGGGTGCGGGCGGATCCGCGCCGGTGCGTGATCATTGTCGTCCACGATCTCACCCTCGCCGCCCGCTACTGCGACGAGATGCTGCTCGTCCATGACGGAGGGATCGCCCATCGCGGAAGCCCCGGCGAGGTGCTCCACCCCGATCACATCCGTCAGGCCTTCGGGGTGGAGGTCACCGTGGGAAGGCATCCAAGCCTGGGGTTTGTTGAGGTCCATCCCTTGTAG
- a CDS encoding FecCD family ABC transporter permease: METEQARAIAAPRGRSRVLVLAALGCVLAVAMFIGTSLGPLGFQPGLVWQALREPQDPANALVVAVRLPRTLVAVMVGASLAVAGAAMQAVFRNPLAEPGITGVSSGAAVVAVVMIVFGGCAHSFLLPFGAFAGALIAVLIVQFIGGRGGTHTILLVGIALNALLGAIIAAVIANAVNAEDARSAMFWLNGDLSGRTLADAALVAVPLAAGLLAVMFYARELNLLAAGEAIAHTSGMQVARTKQIVLFAAALTTAAGVAITGIISFVGLVVPHVVRLIWGSDHRLLLPASALVGATGLLVADLGARLVWQPVALQTGTVTALVGAPFLLFLVMRHTTHQQSPEAG, from the coding sequence ATGGAAACGGAGCAGGCACGGGCAATAGCTGCCCCGCGGGGGCGCAGCCGCGTGCTTGTCCTCGCGGCGCTGGGGTGCGTGTTGGCGGTGGCCATGTTCATCGGCACGAGCCTAGGGCCGCTGGGTTTTCAACCGGGCCTCGTATGGCAAGCGCTGCGTGAACCACAGGATCCGGCCAATGCCTTGGTCGTCGCCGTGCGCTTGCCTAGGACGCTCGTCGCCGTGATGGTGGGGGCGAGCCTAGCGGTGGCAGGGGCGGCGATGCAAGCGGTCTTTCGCAACCCGCTTGCCGAACCGGGGATTACCGGTGTGAGCAGCGGCGCCGCGGTGGTGGCGGTGGTGATGATCGTCTTCGGGGGCTGCGCCCACTCATTCCTGCTGCCCTTTGGCGCGTTCGCCGGTGCGCTCATCGCGGTGCTCATCGTCCAGTTCATCGGCGGGCGCGGTGGCACGCACACGATCTTGCTGGTGGGAATTGCGCTCAACGCCTTGCTCGGGGCCATCATCGCCGCGGTGATCGCCAATGCCGTCAATGCCGAGGATGCACGTTCGGCAATGTTCTGGCTCAACGGCGACTTAAGCGGGCGCACGCTTGCCGACGCCGCCCTAGTCGCAGTCCCCCTTGCCGCGGGCCTGCTTGCGGTCATGTTTTATGCGCGAGAGCTCAACCTGCTGGCGGCAGGCGAGGCGATCGCGCACACCTCCGGCATGCAGGTTGCGCGCACCAAGCAGATCGTCTTGTTCGCAGCCGCACTGACCACCGCCGCCGGCGTTGCCATCACCGGCATCATCTCTTTCGTCGGGCTGGTGGTGCCGCATGTGGTGCGACTTATCTGGGGAAGCGATCACCGACTCCTGCTACCCGCCTCCGCGCTGGTCGGGGCCACCGGGCTGCTGGTGGCAGACCTCGGGGCGCGGCTTGTCTGGCAGCCGGTTGCACTCCAAACCGGCACCGTCACCGCATTGGTGGGTGCGCCTTTCCTCCTCTTCCTCGTCATGCGCCACACCACCCATCAGCAGTCCCCGGAGGCAGGTTGA